ATAGTCATTTACTTTTTTGAAATGATTATTGCCAAAAAAACCTCTATGAACAGAAAATGGCGATGGATGTGCCGATTCCAAAATAAGATGCTTTTCGGAGTCTATTAAATTTGATTTTTTTTGTGCAAAAGCACCCCAAAGAACGAAAATAACATTTTCCTTTTTGTCGGAAATCAGTTTAATAACGGAGTCTGTAAATGTTTCCCATCCTTTTTTCTGATGCGATCCCGGTTGTTTTTCCCTAACGGTTAATGTTGCGTTTAACATTAATACACCCTGTTCGGCCCAATGAGATAAATCACCCGATATTGGAATTTCACCACCATATTCACTGCGGATTTCTTTAAATATGTTTTTTAGAGAAGGAGGGTGTTTTTGCCCGGAACTTACCGAGAAACATAGTCCGTTAGCCTGCCCTCTGCCATGATATGGATCCTGTCCGAGTATTACAACTTTCAAATCGTCCGGACCGCAATAATCAAATGCCGAAAAAATATGTTCCTCAGGCGGAAAGATAGTCTGGGTTCTATATTCGTTTTCCACGAATTCGATAAGTTCAGAAAAATACTCTTTTTCGAGTTCATCTTTGAGGAGATCTTTCCAGGAATCAGGTATTTTCACGTGCATTTTTAGCGATATTTTAGTCGCGGCTTCACTTATCTCCATAATGAGAATTAGTGAGGCCGTGACTCTTTAAAGTTACCGGCTAATATAAGTATTAATTTAAGGACAAGTGTAGCAGAGCGACCAATTAGATTTTACAGGGCATATTGATTTATTAAGTAATAAAACCGAACAGCAATAAAAAAAACCGCAAACTAATTTAAAAATCAGTTTGCGGTTTATTGCTTTGAGTCTATCTCTTAAAGATATTATTCTACAACCAGCAGGAAGTAATTTTTCTTACCACGCTGTAATAAAACGTATTTACCGTTTATTAAATCCTTTTGCTCTACAACAAAATCTTCTTTCACTTTCTCCTTGTTAAGAGAAATTGAGTTCTCTTTCAATGCTCTGCGGGCTTCACCTTTCGATTTTAAAAAACCGCTTACTTCCGACAATGCATCAACTATCGGAAGGCCACCATCGATATCAGCTTTAGCAACTGTTCCCTGTGGCACTCCTTCGAAAACAGAAAGGAAGTTATCTTCCGATAAGTTTTTCAAAGATTCAGAAGTAGCTTTTCCAAATAGGATCTGAGAAGCTTCTACTGCAGCATCATATTCCTCGCGGGAGTGAACCATTACGGTAACTTCTTCGGCAAGTTTCTGCTGTAAAACTCTTAAATGCGGCGCTTCGTTATGTTTTTCAACCAATTCAGAAATCTCATCTTTGTTCAACAGAGTGAAAATCTTAGCATACTTCTCGGCATCGGCATCAGATGTATTCAACCAAAACTGGAAGAATTTATACGGAGATGTTTTCTTCGGATCTAACCAGATATTTCCCGATTCAGTTTTTCCAAATTTTCCGCCATCAGCTTTTGTAATCAACGGACAAGTAATAGCGTAAGCCTTTCCGCCTGCCATTCTTCGAACCATTTCGGTACCTGTAGTTATATTGCCCCACTGATCCGATCCGCCCATCTGGATCATACAGTTTTTTTCGCGGAACAAATGAAGGAAGTCATTTCCCTGAACCAGCTGATATGTAAATTCTGTGAACGACATCCCAACTGTAGATTCAGAGCTAAGGCGTTTTTTAACAGAATCTTTGCTCATCATGTAATTCACAGTGATGTGCTTGCCGACATCGCGAATAAAGTCAAGGAATGAAAAATCTTTCATCCAATCGTAGTTATTCACCATTTCAGCTGCATTTTTTGCATCAGAATTAAAGTCCAGAAACTTTTCCATCTGAGCTTTTATTCCTGCCTGGTTAGCAGCTAAAGTTTCTTCATTTAGTAAATTGCGTTCGGCAGATTTCCCTGAAGGATCACCGATCATACCTGTGGCACCACCAACAAGCATTAAGGGCTTATGGCCTGCAACCTGAAAATGTTTCAGCATCATAATAGAAACCAAATGCCCGATGTGAAGCGAATCAGCGGTTGGATCAACGCCGACATAAGCCGTGGTCATTTCCTTGGCAAGTTGTTCCTCAGTTCCCGGCATAATGTCGTGTATCATACCACGCCACTGCAATTCTTCAACAAAATTTATCATATTATACTGTGTTATATCTTATTCCTAAATATTATTTGGGCGCTCGGGCGGGCTATCCGTTATATCTTTTTTTAGCTTACACTTCGACTCCGCTCAGTGACCGCTAAAAAAAGGATGCCACTGCTATCCCTAGCGCAATTGGATAAATACTGAAAATTAAAATTCAATTTTGAACGTGCAAAGATAGTAAAGCAAAGCTATTTAGAAAAAAGTTGAGCGCTAATCGTTCAACCATTCGAAATAATTTTCTCTGTTTATGATATTGGTTTCCGAATTGCTGTAGGCTTCTATGAAAGTGGCGGGGAATTTTACCTTTTTTCTTGTACTCCATTTAAACTCATAGGCATGCAGTTTACCGTCGTATTCCTCTATATAGTCTATCTCCTGCTGTGTATGAGTTCGCCAGAAATATTTGTTTACATCGATCTTGTTATAGTGATTGTATTTTACTCTTTCACTCACCAGATAGTTTTCCCATAGTTTTCCAACATCGTCTCTCATAGAAATCTGATTGAAATTTTTTATAATCGAATTTCTTATGCCGTTATCATAAAAGTAAATCTTCTTATTTTTCTTTATTTCATTTCGCAAATTCCTGTTCAGCGAAGGCAGTCTGAACACAATGAATGCCTTTTCCAAAAGAACGATATATCTTTCTACTGTTTCGCCACTCATTCCCGTCAGTTTCGCTAACTCATTTGTTACAACTTCACTACCCACCTGAAATGCCAGCGCTTTAAGAAGATTTTCAAGTCCGGCCGGTTTTTTTATGTTCTCTAATGTAAAAATATCCTTATAAAGATATG
Above is a genomic segment from Bacteroidota bacterium containing:
- a CDS encoding ATP-binding protein, with protein sequence MINRKLQIHIRKRFFKGKVIAIMGPRQSGKTVLARRLTKEFTSETIWLNADESDVRQMFTNQTVAILKQIIGNKKIVVIDEAQRIINIGLVLKLFADNFKEIQVIATGSSSFDLSNEINEPLTGRKYEHTLLPFSFQELVENTNWIDQNRLLEQRLIYGSYPEVITTPGEEEELLANLSDSYLYKDIFTLENIKKPAGLENLLKALAFQVGSEVVTNELAKLTGMSGETVERYIVLLEKAFIVFRLPSLNRNLRNEIKKNKKIYFYDNGIRNSIIKNFNQISMRDDVGKLWENYLVSERVKYNHYNKIDVNKYFWRTHTQQEIDYIEEYDGKLHAYEFKWSTRKKVKFPATFIEAYSNSETNIINRENYFEWLND
- the tyrS gene encoding tyrosine--tRNA ligase, with product MINFVEELQWRGMIHDIMPGTEEQLAKEMTTAYVGVDPTADSLHIGHLVSIMMLKHFQVAGHKPLMLVGGATGMIGDPSGKSAERNLLNEETLAANQAGIKAQMEKFLDFNSDAKNAAEMVNNYDWMKDFSFLDFIRDVGKHITVNYMMSKDSVKKRLSSESTVGMSFTEFTYQLVQGNDFLHLFREKNCMIQMGGSDQWGNITTGTEMVRRMAGGKAYAITCPLITKADGGKFGKTESGNIWLDPKKTSPYKFFQFWLNTSDADAEKYAKIFTLLNKDEISELVEKHNEAPHLRVLQQKLAEEVTVMVHSREEYDAAVEASQILFGKATSESLKNLSEDNFLSVFEGVPQGTVAKADIDGGLPIVDALSEVSGFLKSKGEARRALKENSISLNKEKVKEDFVVEQKDLINGKYVLLQRGKKNYFLLVVE
- a CDS encoding uracil-DNA glycosylase, whose protein sequence is MHVKIPDSWKDLLKDELEKEYFSELIEFVENEYRTQTIFPPEEHIFSAFDYCGPDDLKVVILGQDPYHGRGQANGLCFSVSSGQKHPPSLKNIFKEIRSEYGGEIPISGDLSHWAEQGVLMLNATLTVREKQPGSHQKKGWETFTDSVIKLISDKKENVIFVLWGAFAQKKSNLIDSEKHLILESAHPSPFSVHRGFFGNNHFKKVNDYLKSIRKEEVNWQREEVYTLF